A genomic window from Candidatus Kouleothrix ribensis includes:
- the deoC gene encoding deoxyribose-phosphate aldolase, whose protein sequence is MAQAHPKEQHNGRAAPAAAPPAVRNPGGALDRGWVDAQRVNRSAIERRAASLPGRRSVKQQWQAAWLLRAIECMDLTTLAGDDTPGTVRRLCAKARQPVRADMLAALGLPQLRVGAVCVYHAFVATAVAALHGSGIPVAAVSTGFPAGLNPFDLKLREIAASVAEGAQEIDIVISRQHALNGDWQALYDEVRAFRAACGDAHMKTILATGELGTLTNVAKASVVCMLAGADFIKTSTGKEAANATLPVSLVMARTIREYHERTGYRVGFKPAGGIRTAKQSLDWLILMKEELGDEWLRPELFRFGASALLGDIERQLEHYLTGQYSASFRHPMA, encoded by the coding sequence ATGGCACAAGCGCACCCGAAAGAACAGCATAATGGGCGTGCGGCCCCCGCCGCCGCGCCGCCGGCCGTACGCAACCCCGGCGGCGCACTCGATCGCGGCTGGGTCGATGCGCAGCGCGTGAACCGCAGTGCGATCGAGCGGCGCGCCGCCAGCCTGCCCGGCCGGCGCAGCGTCAAGCAGCAATGGCAGGCCGCCTGGCTGCTGCGCGCGATCGAGTGCATGGATCTGACCACGCTGGCCGGCGACGACACGCCCGGCACGGTGCGGCGGCTGTGCGCCAAGGCCCGCCAGCCCGTGCGCGCCGATATGCTTGCGGCGCTAGGCCTGCCGCAGCTGCGCGTCGGCGCGGTGTGCGTGTATCACGCCTTCGTCGCCACCGCCGTCGCTGCGCTGCACGGCTCGGGCATCCCGGTCGCGGCCGTGTCTACCGGCTTCCCAGCCGGACTCAATCCGTTCGACCTCAAGCTGCGCGAGATCGCCGCCTCGGTGGCAGAGGGCGCGCAGGAGATCGACATTGTGATTTCGCGCCAGCACGCGCTGAACGGCGATTGGCAGGCGCTCTACGACGAGGTGCGCGCGTTTCGGGCGGCCTGCGGCGACGCGCATATGAAGACCATTCTGGCCACTGGCGAGCTGGGCACGCTAACCAATGTGGCCAAGGCCAGCGTGGTGTGTATGCTCGCCGGCGCCGACTTCATCAAAACCTCGACCGGCAAAGAGGCGGCCAACGCGACGCTGCCGGTGAGCCTGGTGATGGCCCGCACGATTCGCGAGTACCACGAGCGCACCGGCTATCGCGTTGGCTTCAAGCCGGCTGGCGGCATCCGCACCGCCAAGCAGTCGCTCGACTGGCTGATCCTCATGAAAGAGGAGCTGGGCGACGAGTGGCTACGGCCAGAGCTGTTCCGCTTCGGCGCCAGCGCGCTGCTCGGCGATATCGAACGCCAGCTCGAACATTATCTCACCGGCCAGTACTCGGCATCGTTCCGCCACCCAATGGCCTAG
- a CDS encoding non-heme iron oxygenase ferredoxin subunit has product MKEITRVCAAADIPPGAMRYVDVDGLPIALANIGGTIYAFGDACRHEGGPLSAGVLIGDTVTCPWHGWAYSVRTGKALIPPVGIGIPTYPVRVEGGEVYVEIDWPDTVL; this is encoded by the coding sequence ATGAAAGAGATCACCCGCGTCTGCGCAGCCGCCGATATTCCGCCCGGCGCCATGCGTTATGTCGATGTCGATGGCCTGCCGATCGCGCTGGCCAATATCGGCGGCACGATCTATGCCTTCGGCGACGCATGCCGCCACGAGGGCGGGCCGCTCTCGGCCGGTGTGCTGATCGGCGACACCGTCACGTGCCCGTGGCACGGCTGGGCCTACAGCGTGCGCACCGGCAAGGCGCTGATTCCGCCGGTCGGTATCGGCATCCCCACCTACCCGGTGCGCGTCGAGGGCGGCGAGGTGTATGTCGAGATCGACTGGCCCGACACTGTGCTATAA
- a CDS encoding SDR family NAD(P)-dependent oxidoreductase produces the protein MKVIVVIGASKGIGRATALALGGPGTHQVLAARSADALAALAAELRARGGAATPVPCDATAEPHVRRLIESAAGITGQIDILVNSAGAAIVAPFEELTLEGWERSLRIGLTSVFLACKHAAAHMRAGSLIINVASVAARQAFPHWSAYVAAKHGLLGFSAAIREELRPRGIRVSVVLPAAVDTALWQAVPGEWNRANMLRPEDVAAAIAGLAAQPPYATVEELTIGHVAGRL, from the coding sequence TTGAAGGTTATCGTCGTCATTGGGGCCTCGAAGGGCATCGGCCGGGCCACCGCGCTGGCGCTGGGCGGGCCTGGTACGCACCAGGTGCTGGCTGCACGCAGCGCCGATGCGCTCGCGGCGCTGGCAGCCGAGCTGCGCGCGCGTGGCGGCGCGGCCACGCCTGTACCCTGCGACGCGACCGCCGAGCCGCATGTGCGCCGGCTGATCGAGTCAGCCGCCGGCATTACCGGCCAGATCGACATCCTGGTGAACAGCGCCGGCGCGGCGATCGTCGCGCCGTTCGAGGAGCTGACGCTGGAGGGCTGGGAGCGCTCGCTGCGGATCGGGCTGACCAGCGTGTTCCTGGCATGCAAGCACGCGGCGGCGCATATGCGCGCGGGCAGCCTGATCATTAACGTTGCCTCGGTCGCGGCGCGCCAGGCCTTCCCGCACTGGTCGGCCTATGTGGCGGCCAAGCACGGGCTGCTGGGCTTCTCGGCGGCCATCCGCGAAGAGCTACGCCCGCGCGGCATTCGCGTGAGCGTGGTGCTGCCGGCGGCTGTCGACACCGCGCTGTGGCAGGCTGTGCCGGGCGAGTGGAACCGCGCGAACATGCTCAGGCCCGAAGATGTAGCCGCCGCGATTGCCGGGCTGGCGGCCCAACCACCCTACGCCACTGTCGAAGAGCTGACGATCGGGCACGTGGCCGGGCGGCTGTGA
- the folE gene encoding GTP cyclohydrolase I FolE, with amino-acid sequence MIVPGQGKLEGMTFSSSQQIEAAVTSILSTIGEAPEREGLLRTPNRVARMYAELTAGYRIDPVALVNDAIFSVDYDEMVMVKDIDFYSLCEHHMLPFMGRVHVAYIPNGKVIGLSKIPRIVEMFARRLQVQERMTVEIADFVNQALRPQGVAVVAEGVHMCSVMRGVKKANAKMITSAMRGVFRSDARTRAEFMSHVDRSHDHE; translated from the coding sequence ATGATCGTGCCCGGCCAGGGCAAGCTCGAGGGCATGACTTTCAGCAGCAGCCAGCAGATCGAGGCAGCGGTGACCAGCATCCTCAGCACGATCGGCGAGGCCCCTGAGCGCGAGGGGCTGCTGCGCACGCCCAACCGCGTAGCCAGGATGTACGCCGAACTGACCGCCGGCTACCGGATCGACCCGGTGGCGCTGGTCAACGACGCGATCTTCTCAGTCGATTACGACGAGATGGTGATGGTCAAAGACATCGACTTCTACAGCCTGTGCGAGCACCACATGCTGCCGTTTATGGGCCGCGTACATGTGGCCTACATTCCTAACGGCAAGGTGATCGGCCTCTCGAAGATTCCGCGAATCGTCGAGATGTTCGCGCGGCGGTTGCAGGTGCAAGAGCGTATGACCGTCGAGATTGCCGATTTCGTCAACCAGGCGCTACGCCCGCAGGGCGTGGCTGTGGTGGCCGAAGGCGTGCATATGTGCTCGGTGATGCGCGGTGTCAAGAAGGCCAACGCCAAGATGATCACCTCGGCTATGCGCGGCGTGTTCCGCAGCGATGCACGTACCCGCGCCGAGTTCATGAGCCACGTCGATCGCTCGCACGACCATGAGTGA
- a CDS encoding 6-carboxytetrahydropterin synthase, translating into MVYATRRFEFSAAHRYWRAEWSQAENERVFGKCTSPYGHGHNYTLDVTISGTPDPISGMIMNMADLKARVNAVLDQFDHKHLNEDTPYFKALIPTTENIVRVLWRLIAPQLPAGVGLARLRLYELADLWAEYTGDDTAEFSRSYVFSTAHRLHAPQLSDAENQALYGKCNNPHGHGHNYTLEVSIGGHVDHTTGMVIDMAELDQAVRAVLDTLDHKHIDREVPGMAGCASTGENIVAYLWGELAPHFAGRLRHLKLWETRHNVFEYGGALVR; encoded by the coding sequence ATGGTCTATGCGACACGGCGATTCGAGTTTTCGGCGGCGCACCGCTATTGGCGCGCCGAATGGAGCCAGGCCGAGAATGAGCGGGTGTTCGGCAAATGCACCAGCCCATACGGCCATGGGCACAACTATACACTTGATGTTACAATCAGCGGCACACCCGACCCAATCAGCGGCATGATTATGAACATGGCCGACCTGAAGGCGCGCGTGAACGCTGTGCTCGACCAGTTCGACCATAAGCATCTGAACGAGGATACGCCCTACTTCAAAGCGTTGATCCCGACCACCGAGAATATTGTGCGCGTGCTGTGGCGGCTGATCGCCCCGCAGCTGCCGGCCGGCGTTGGGCTGGCGCGACTGCGCCTGTACGAGCTGGCCGACCTATGGGCCGAATATACCGGCGACGACACGGCCGAATTCAGCCGCTCGTATGTGTTCTCGACGGCACACCGGCTGCACGCGCCGCAGCTCTCGGATGCCGAGAACCAGGCGCTGTACGGCAAGTGCAACAACCCGCACGGGCACGGCCACAACTACACGCTCGAGGTCAGCATCGGCGGCCATGTCGATCACACGACCGGCATGGTGATCGACATGGCCGAGCTGGATCAGGCCGTACGCGCGGTGCTCGACACGCTCGATCACAAGCACATCGACCGCGAGGTGCCGGGCATGGCCGGGTGCGCCTCGACCGGCGAGAACATTGTGGCCTACCTGTGGGGCGAGTTGGCGCCACATTTCGCGGGCCGGCTGCGCCACCTGAAGCTGTGGGAGACCAGGCATAACGTGTTTGAGTACGGCGGCGCGCTTGTACGCTAG